The genomic region ACCGGCGCGGCGCTGACGTTTGCGACGATCAGCTTCGCGCAGTAGCCGGTCGGCCACTGATCGGTCGGCTCGACGGTCGCCGTCACGCCCGGCGAGTCGGCAGGATCGCCGGAGCCGGAGCCGGAGCCGGAGCCGGAGCCGGAGCCGGAGCCGGAGCCGGAGCCAGAGCCAGAGCCAGCGCCGGAGCCGGAGCCAGCGCCGGGATCGATCGCGGCGGCGCGCACGCGGAAGTGCGCGGTCTGGGTGATCGCGACGATCAGATCGTCGATCGCGTATGCCCCGTCGCCGAGCCCGGCCGCCAGCTCGGCGCTCAGGCAGTCGAGGCGCGCGCGCTCGTCCTGGCCGGTCGCCCAGCGCAGCCACTGGGTCGAGAAGCACGCCTGGACCGCGTCGGTCGTGGCCAGGTGCGCGCTGAGCCCCGCGACGCCCGTGAACGCGCCGTCGGCGCCGGCGCTGCCGAGGATCTCGCCACCGTCGTCGATCGGCAGCCCGGCCTCGGTGGTGCGGCCGCGGCCGATGCCGTCGAAGCGCTCGAACGCGAAGCCGATCGGATCCATCAGGCGGTGGCAGCCGCTGCACGTGACGAGCTGCGCGTGGGCGGCGTAGCGCTCGCGGGTGGTCAGCGACGGGTCGAGCGGCGGCGGCTGCGCGTTGATGCCGGGCGGCGGCGGCGGCAGCTCCTGGCACAGCAGGCGCTCGCGCACCAGCTTGCCGCGGTGGATCGGCGACGACGAGTTGGCGCGCGCGTGGACCGCCAGCACCGCGCCGCTGGCGAGCAGGCCGCCGCGGGCGCTGGCGTCGACGGGCCCGAACCCGGTGGCGTCGACCGCGGTCGGCGCCGGCAGGCCGTAGAACTGCGCCAGCGGGCCGTCGACGAACGTCGTGCCGCCGGTGAGCAGCTCCGGCACCGTGCCGCCGCCCTGCACCACGGTCGCGACCCGCCGGCGGATCTCCTCGGTCATCGCCGCGCGCACCGCCGGCGTCAGCTCAGGGTACGTCATCGGGTCCTTGGCGACCGTCGCCAGCCGCTCGACGTCGAGCCACTGACCGGTGAAGCGATCGATCGACGCGCGCGCTCGCGGCGACGCCAGCATGCGCCGGGCGTGGCGCGCGAGCTCGGTCGGGTCGCGCAGCTGGTCGGCGGTCGCGGCGTGCCACAGCTCGTCGTCGGGCGGCGCCGCCCACAGGAAGTACGACAGCTCGCTCGCGAGCTCGTACGAGGTCAGCGGGTAGGTCCCGTCGGGCGCGGCCTCGCCGATCTCGCTGCGGTACAGGAACGCCGGGGACTGCAGCAGGCCGGCGATCACCAGGCCGAGCCCGCTGGCGTGGGGCGCGACCTCGGGATCGGGCTGAGCGCGGCCGACCTGGTAGACCGCGAGCCAGCGCTCGACCTCGGGCGCGGTCAGCGGCCGCCGGATCACCCGGGCGCCGGTGGTCTCGAGCCACGCGCGCGCGCACGCGCCGCCGTCGCCGGCGCACGCGGCCTCGGGCCGGGCGGCGACCGCCGCGGCGATCTCCTCGGCGGCGGCGCGCAGCTGCTCGGCCAGCAGCGGCGACACCTCGAGCGCGCGGGCGTTGTTGTCGAAGCCGGCGACGACCACGTCGGCGACCAGCCCGGGCGCGTAGGCGGCGTCGAGGCTGAACAGCGCCGCGATCGTGTTGTCGTACTCGGTGCGCGACAGCCGCCGCAGGAGCCGCGGCCCGGGCGCGCCGGGCGTGCAGACCGGCGCGGCCCCGGCGCACGCCGCCGCGTCGCCGCGGATCTGGCCGACGAAGGCGACCAGCGCCTCGTGCTCGGGCGAGCCGGCGATCACCAGCGCGCCGCCGGGGTGATCGGTGCCGAGCGGACGGCGCAGCAACAACGGCTCGCCGTCCTCGGTGGTGCGCGCCATGCGCTCGGCCGCCGCCAGGTTGTCGCCCATCGCGCCGGCGGCGCTGCCCGGCGCCGACAGCACGAACCGCGAGCGCCGCGCCAGGCCGGTCGGGGTTGTGGCAGATGTTGCAACGGTTCTCGAGCACCGGGCGCCAGACCTCGGCCTCGAACGCGGCCAGGTCGGGCGGGCACGGGGACGCGTCGTCGCCGGCGCAGGCGAGCGCGAGCGGCAGCGCGAGCGCGATCACGATCAGGGACAGGGCGTGGCGCATGGGATCCTCACAGCCCCGGCAGCGGGCCGGCGCCGGTCGCGGGGTTGCCGAACGTGGTCGTGGACAGGCCCAGGGCCTGGCAGATCGACACCAGCAGGCGCGCGTGGCTGGCGCCGTTGGTGCGCAGGTAGCGCCCGGGCGTGAACGCGCCGCCGCCGGCGAGGACGAACGGCACGTCGGTGCACACGTGGGCGCGGCTGTCGCCCATCTCCTTGGCCCACACCACCAGCGTCGAGTCGAGCAGCGTGCCGCCGTCGGCATCGGGCGTGGCCGCGAGCCGATCGAGCAGGTAGCCGAACTGGGTCGCGAACCAGCGCTCGGCGGTGACGAACGCCGCGACGCCGGCGGCGTTGCCGTCGTCCATGTGCGACAGCGCGTGGTGCGCGTCGGCCAGCCCGGCCCAGGTGAACACGTGCGGCGACACGGTGTGGGCCCACTGCAGCGACGCGACGTTGGTCGCGCCGCACGCCAGCGCCGCGACCAGCAGGTCCATCTGGGCCTTGCCGATGATCGGGAAGTTGTCGTT from Myxococcales bacterium harbors:
- a CDS encoding DUF1592 domain-containing protein — protein: MLSAPGSAAGAMGDNLAAAERMARTTEDGEPLLLRRPLGTDHPGGALVIAGSPEHEALVAFVGQIRGDAAACAGAAPVCTPGAPGPRLLRRLSRTEYDNTIAALFSLDAAYAPGLVADVVVAGFDNNARALEVSPLLAEQLRAAAEEIAAAVAARPEAACAGDGGACARAWLETTGARVIRRPLTAPEVERWLAVYQVGRAQPDPEVAPHASGLGLVIAGLLQSPAFLYRSEIGEAAPDGTYPLTSYELASELSYFLWAAPPDDELWHAATADQLRDPTELARHARRMLASPRARASIDRFTGQWLDVERLATVAKDPMTYPELTPAVRAAMTEEIRRRVATVVQGGGTVPELLTGGTTFVDGPLAQFYGLPAPTAVDATGFGPVDASARGGLLASGAVLAVHARANSSSPIHRGKLVRERLLCQELPPPPPGINAQPPPLDPSLTTRERYAAHAQLVTCSGCHRLMDPIGFAFERFDGIGRGRTTEAGLPIDDGGEILGSAGADGAFTGVAGLSAHLATTDAVQACFSTQWLRWATGQDERARLDCLSAELAAGLGDGAYAIDDLIVAITQTAHFRVRAAAIDPGAGSGSGAGSGSGSGSGSGSGSGSGSGSGSGDPADSPGVTATVEPTDQWPTGYCAKLIVANVSAAPVTWRVTVTVDGTINNAWNSEFTQAGSRATFTGAPFNATVAVGASVEAGFCAAL